From one Methylomonas paludis genomic stretch:
- a CDS encoding glycerate kinase type-2 family protein has protein sequence MSIPSAGSGAANLPQQNILDLFLAGVRAADPYLAVQSCLHADNAQLHIDLGRESDQHQRSSAWPLVHVLAFGKAACAMAEAARSIIPPSKMAQPGLIVTTYDNVRAIENFQVIGAGHPLPDAAGLQAAQLLANRAAAARPGELLLVLVSGGGSALLPLPVVGISLPEKIATTNLLLACGANIQQINCVRKHLSQLKGGGLAKLAGCADLHALILSDVIGDDLSAIASGPTVPDDTRFADAIQVLKSFQVWTQTPPAVQHHLLAGLKNTELETPKTGADCFANNAQTLIGSNTISLDAVSRAAAAAGYQVDIYSRQLCGEAKLAAGELAAYVRQTQANGLNQPIAIIAGGETTVTLAGNDYGKGGRNQEMALAFAVAAEQHQLDDHWQFLSGGTDGRDGPTDAAGGVVDAETLKRIRAAGIDPETSLLQHNAYPALQAADALLITGATGTNVADLQIVLLHPNHK, from the coding sequence TTGTCTATCCCATCCGCCGGATCTGGGGCTGCCAACCTGCCGCAACAGAACATTCTGGATTTGTTTTTGGCCGGTGTCAGGGCTGCTGATCCCTATTTGGCGGTGCAAAGCTGTTTGCACGCAGACAATGCGCAATTGCACATCGATCTGGGGCGCGAATCCGACCAACACCAACGCAGCAGCGCTTGGCCGCTGGTGCATGTCCTGGCCTTTGGCAAGGCGGCTTGCGCGATGGCGGAGGCGGCCCGAAGTATTATCCCGCCCAGCAAAATGGCCCAACCGGGCCTGATTGTCACCACCTATGATAATGTCCGCGCCATTGAAAATTTTCAGGTTATCGGTGCCGGGCATCCTTTGCCCGATGCGGCGGGCTTACAGGCAGCCCAGTTACTGGCCAATCGCGCTGCTGCGGCCCGGCCCGGTGAGCTGTTGCTGGTTCTGGTTTCCGGCGGTGGTTCTGCATTGCTGCCCTTGCCGGTTGTGGGCATCAGTCTGCCCGAAAAAATTGCCACCACGAATCTGTTGCTGGCCTGCGGTGCCAATATTCAGCAAATCAATTGTGTACGCAAGCATCTGTCTCAATTGAAAGGTGGCGGTCTGGCAAAACTGGCCGGCTGCGCCGATTTGCACGCCCTGATTTTATCTGATGTGATAGGCGATGATCTCAGCGCAATTGCCAGCGGTCCAACAGTGCCGGACGATACTCGGTTCGCCGATGCGATACAGGTATTAAAATCATTTCAAGTCTGGACACAAACCCCACCAGCTGTGCAACATCACTTGCTGGCTGGCCTGAAAAATACTGAACTGGAAACGCCAAAAACCGGTGCAGACTGTTTTGCCAATAATGCTCAAACGCTGATAGGCAGCAATACCATCAGCCTGGATGCAGTGAGTCGAGCCGCCGCCGCAGCCGGCTATCAAGTGGATATTTATAGCCGGCAGTTATGTGGCGAAGCCAAACTTGCAGCCGGTGAACTGGCGGCTTATGTCAGGCAAACGCAGGCAAATGGTTTAAATCAGCCTATCGCCATTATCGCTGGCGGCGAAACTACGGTAACATTAGCCGGTAATGACTATGGCAAAGGTGGGCGAAATCAGGAAATGGCCCTGGCGTTTGCTGTAGCTGCGGAACAACATCAGCTGGATGACCACTGGCAATTTTTAAGTGGCGGCACCGATGGTCGGGATGGCCCCACTGATGCAGCGGGGGGTGTCGTGGATGCTGAAACGCTGAAACGCATCCGTGCCGCCGGGATAGATCCGGAAACAAGTTTGTTGCAGCACAACGCCTATCCGGCTCTACAGGCGGCAGATGCATTGTTGATAACCGGAGCAACCGGCACCAATGTGGCGGATTTACAGATTGTGTTGCTGCACCCTAACCATAAATGA
- a CDS encoding NADP-dependent methylenetetrahydromethanopterin/methylenetetrahydrofolate dehydrogenase, which produces MKKLLFQFDTDAHPSVFDTVVAYDGGADHVIGHSNLSPETVGALVDGAIFTRAPKDKKNTAIFIGGSNMAAGQALLAAVQNHFFPGFQVSVMLDSNGSNTTAAAAVAKLVSHGSIAGKKAMVLAGTGPVGQRAAALMALEGAEVTITSRQIFNAEKACFAMKERFNVDLTPLAASDYESRAEAIQDANIVLATGAAGVELLKPEHWQDNPHLELLADANATPPVGIGGTEVMDKGQLRHGKIVWGAIGFGALKLALHRACIAKLFTDNKQVLDAEVIYKLAKEMS; this is translated from the coding sequence ATGAAAAAACTGTTGTTTCAGTTCGATACCGATGCCCACCCTTCGGTTTTTGATACGGTCGTTGCCTATGATGGCGGGGCCGATCACGTGATCGGCCATAGTAATTTAAGCCCGGAAACGGTGGGTGCGCTGGTTGACGGCGCCATTTTCACCCGCGCGCCCAAGGATAAGAAAAATACGGCTATTTTTATCGGCGGCAGTAATATGGCTGCCGGTCAGGCCCTGCTGGCAGCGGTACAGAATCATTTTTTTCCGGGTTTTCAGGTTTCTGTGATGCTGGACAGTAACGGCAGTAATACTACCGCCGCGGCGGCTGTGGCTAAACTGGTCAGCCACGGCAGTATCGCCGGCAAAAAAGCGATGGTGCTGGCTGGAACCGGCCCGGTGGGCCAGCGGGCTGCGGCCTTGATGGCACTGGAAGGCGCGGAAGTGACCATTACTTCCCGTCAAATTTTTAATGCCGAAAAAGCCTGTTTTGCTATGAAAGAGCGCTTTAATGTGGATTTAACCCCGTTGGCGGCGAGTGATTACGAGTCACGCGCCGAAGCCATACAGGATGCCAATATTGTACTGGCCACCGGCGCGGCTGGTGTGGAACTGCTTAAACCGGAACACTGGCAGGATAATCCGCACCTGGAATTGCTGGCTGATGCCAATGCCACTCCACCTGTCGGCATAGGCGGCACTGAGGTGATGGATAAGGGTCAGTTACGCCACGGTAAAATTGTCTGGGGAGCTATTGGTTTTGGTGCGCTGAAACTGGCTTTACACCGGGCCTGTATCGCCAAGTTGTTTACCGATAATAAACAAGTATTGGATGCCGAGGTTATTTATAAACTTGCCAAGGAAATGAGTTAA